The Comamonas piscis region TGCGCTTTGCGCGCCGCCGCGCCCTCGCGGCCCTGCTGCTTTCCCCGCTGCTGGCCTTGGCGGCCGACTGGCCAGCACGCCCCATCACCATCGTCGTGCCCGCAGCGGCCGGCGGCACCACCGATATCGCAGCGCGCCTGCTGGCGCAGAAGATGGGCCCCGCGCTCAAGACCAGCGTCATCGTCGAGAACAAGGCCGGCGGTGGCGGTGGCATTGGCACCGCCTATGTGGCGCGCGCCAAGCCCGATGGCTACACCTTGCTGATGGGCAATATCGGCCCGGTCGCCATCAATTTCAGCCTTTACAAAAAGCTGGCCTACGGCCCCAACGACCTGCGCGGCATCACCAATGTGATCTCGGTGCCCAACATCCTGGTCGTACATGCCAACTCGCCCATCCAGAACGTGCAGCAGCTGGTAGCCCTGGGCAAGCAAAAACCGCTGACGGCCGCCACCTCGGGCGTGGGCCAGTCGCCGCATATGTCCACCGAACTGTTCCGCCAGCAGAGCGGGCTGGATGTGACCTTGGTGCCCCACAGCGGCGCGGCGCCCGCCGTAACCGCGCTGCTCGGCCAGCAGACCGATTTCATGATCGACAACCTGCCCAGCTCGATGCCGCATATCCAGTCGGGCAAGTTCCGGGCATTGGCCATCACCAGCCGCGAGCGCTCGGCCCAGCTGCCCGATGTGCCGACGATGCGCGAGGCCGGCGTGCCGATGGATGTGACCGCCTGGTTTGACCTGCTGGCCCCCGCCGGCACACCCGATGCCATCGTCAACCGCCTGCAGCAGGTGGCCCATGAGGCACTGCAAAGCGCCGACATCCGCCGCACCTTTGCCGAGCTGGGCGGTGTGCCCGGCGGCGAGAGCGCTGCCGAGCACGACGCCTTTATCGCGCAGGAGCGCAAGCGCTGGGCCGAGATCGTCCGCGCCGCCAACCTGTCTCTTGACTGATTTCTTTCGTTTGCATTCCTGGTATGTCTGACACTTCATCCTTCCAACTCGCCCAGCCTTTTGGCTCTATCCCCGCGCTGGTCCTGGCCCAGGCGCAAGAGCGCCCCGAGCACACCGCACTGGTGCTGGGCAGCACGCGCCTCAACTACGCCCAGCTGGCCCAGGGCATGCGCCAGGCCGCCTGCGCGCTGCAGCAACAAGGCCTGCAAGCCGGTGACGTGGTGGCGATATGCGC contains the following coding sequences:
- a CDS encoding Bug family tripartite tricarboxylate transporter substrate binding protein, with the protein product MRFARRRALAALLLSPLLALAADWPARPITIVVPAAAGGTTDIAARLLAQKMGPALKTSVIVENKAGGGGGIGTAYVARAKPDGYTLLMGNIGPVAINFSLYKKLAYGPNDLRGITNVISVPNILVVHANSPIQNVQQLVALGKQKPLTAATSGVGQSPHMSTELFRQQSGLDVTLVPHSGAAPAVTALLGQQTDFMIDNLPSSMPHIQSGKFRALAITSRERSAQLPDVPTMREAGVPMDVTAWFDLLAPAGTPDAIVNRLQQVAHEALQSADIRRTFAELGGVPGGESAAEHDAFIAQERKRWAEIVRAANLSLD